The window GCCGCCGCGAGATACAGCAGCAGTTCAACGAGGCACACGGCCACACCCCGACCACCATCGAGAAGGCGGTCGGCGAGACGAACCTGCCGGGCGCGAAGACGGAGACGGGCGGCGTCTCGGGGTACGAGGCCGACGACCCCGACGAGGCACGGGAGCTGGTCGAGACGCTGGAGCACCGGATGCGTGAGGCCGCCGACAACCTGGAGTTCGAGCTGGCTGCAGACATCCGTGACCGCATCCGCGAACTGCGCGAGGCCTTCGAACTCGACGGCGACGACGGCGTCCCGCCCGAGGACGAGTCCATCCCGGCACCGGACGAGGAGCTCTGAAACCCCTACTTCAGCGTCTCGACGCCGGTGAACTCGAAGCGGGCGCCACCGGTCTCGCTCTCGGTCGCGGCCACCGCCCAGCCGTGCGCGGCAGCGACGGTCTCGACGATGGTGAGGCCGAAGCCGGTCCCGCCGGCCTTCGTGGAGTACCCCTGGTCGAACACCGAGTCACGCTCCTCGGGAGGGATGCCGGGACCGTCGTCGGCGACGTAGAAGCCGCCGCCGCCGTCCGCGAGCGGGCCGACGGTGACGACGACCTCCGGGCCGGCGTGCTCGACCGCGTTGCGGTAGAGGTTCTCGAGGAGCTGGGCGAGCCGGTCGGGGTCGGCCGCGATTCGGGGGGTCGACGGGTCGACCGCGAGCGTCGCACGCGGCGTCTCGACGTTCCCCCACGCGCGTTCGGCCAGCGCCGACAGGTCGACGGTGCGGGTCTCACCGACCGCTTCCCCCTGCCGGGCCAGCGTCAGCAGGTCCTCGATGAGTCGCTCCATGCGGTCGGCGGCGTCGGCGATGCGGTCGAGATTCTCGTCGTCGTACCTCTCGGCGGCGAGGTCGACGCTCCCCTGGATGACGTTCAACGGGTTCCGGAGGTCGTGGCTCACGATGCTGGTGAAGGCATCGAGGCGTTCGTTCTCGCGCTCGAGCTGCTTGCGCTCGGAGATGTCGACGTAGAGCGCCAGCGAGCCGACGACCTCCCCGGTCTCTCCCTGCCGCGGCACGGCACGGAGCAGCGCGTCAACGCGCTCGCCGTCGCTGGTGACCAGCCCCCGCTCCTCGTGGGTGAACTGGTCGGTCAGGGCCCGGTCGTATCCCCCCTGGTCGAGGAGTTCGTCCACGGAGCCGTCCGTGTAGAACGCCGCGAGTGGACGACCGAGAACCTCGTCGCGCTCGTAGCCCAGCGTGTCGAGGAAGAGCTGGTTGCAGGCGTCGACGACGGGCGTGCCGTCCTCGTTCCGGGTGAGCACACCCATGACCGGTGCCTCCTCGAACAGGTCGCGGTACTGCTCGCGGAGCCGGTCGGTCAGTTCCACGCGGTTGATAGCGTGGGCGACGGTGGTCCCGAGCTCGTCGAATACGGCGAGTTCGCGCTCGCCGAACGCCCCGGGGCGGTCGGCGTAGACGTTCAGGACACCGTACAGCGTCTCCTGATAGACGAGCGGCACCGCGGCCGAGGACTGGAACCCACGCTCACGGGCGGCCTCGCGCCACGGCTCGAAGTCGGGGTCCTCGAGGATGTTCTGGACGGCCTGTGGCTCGTGCGTGCGTGCTGCCCGGCCACCGGGGCCGAGGCCCGTCTCGCTCCGGTCGGTCGTGACCGTGATGCTGTCGAGGTAGCCCTCGTCGACACCCGCCCAGGACGCCGGGACGATAGTCGAGTCCTCGGTCACGTGCCCGACCCACGCGAACACGTACGGTTCGGAGTCGGCCAGTTGCTCACAGAGCACCTGGTCGATATCGTCCCTGCTCTCGGCCTGGACCACCGCCTGTGTGGTCTCGCGGAGCGTCCGGTTGATGCGGTTCAGCTCCGCAATCTCGTCTTCGCGCTGTTGACGGTCGCTCGCGTCGCGGATGGTAGCGACGATCTCGGCGTGGTCGGCGATCTCCATCGGGCTGAGGCTGACATCGACCGGGAACTCCGTCCCGTCCTTGCGCCGGCCGTGCAGGTCTCGGTCGGTCCCCATCGGTCGCTGCTCCGGGTCGCGCATGTACGACTCGCGGTAGTCGACGTGTTCCTCGCGGTACCGCTCCGGAACGAGCGTCTCGACGGGTTCACCCTCCAGCTCCGTCGCCTCGTAGCCGAACAGCCGCTCAACCTCCTCGTTGGCGCGTCGG of the Haloglomus salinum genome contains:
- a CDS encoding hybrid sensor histidine kinase/response regulator, whose product is MAANRATARPRPDGDTAVRVLLVDDDPGVSDITSRFLERADESLDVVVEHDAAAGLDRLADEPFDCVVSDYQMPGTNGIEFLEQIRARGSDIPFILFTGKGSEDLASEAISAGVTNYLQKETGTDHYEVLARQVKNAVAKRRAEERVSKHMDAAPDGIVIVGTDGRIRRANEEVERLFGYEATELEGEPVETLVPERYREEHVDYRESYMRDPEQRPMGTDRDLHGRRKDGTEFPVDVSLSPMEIADHAEIVATIRDASDRQQREDEIAELNRINRTLRETTQAVVQAESRDDIDQVLCEQLADSEPYVFAWVGHVTEDSTIVPASWAGVDEGYLDSITVTTDRSETGLGPGGRAARTHEPQAVQNILEDPDFEPWREAARERGFQSSAAVPLVYQETLYGVLNVYADRPGAFGERELAVFDELGTTVAHAINRVELTDRLREQYRDLFEEAPVMGVLTRNEDGTPVVDACNQLFLDTLGYERDEVLGRPLAAFYTDGSVDELLDQGGYDRALTDQFTHEERGLVTSDGERVDALLRAVPRQGETGEVVGSLALYVDISERKQLERENERLDAFTSIVSHDLRNPLNVIQGSVDLAAERYDDENLDRIADAADRMERLIEDLLTLARQGEAVGETRTVDLSALAERAWGNVETPRATLAVDPSTPRIAADPDRLAQLLENLYRNAVEHAGPEVVVTVGPLADGGGGFYVADDGPGIPPEERDSVFDQGYSTKAGGTGFGLTIVETVAAAHGWAVAATESETGGARFEFTGVETLK